The Apium graveolens cultivar Ventura chromosome 10, ASM990537v1, whole genome shotgun sequence nucleotide sequence TTAATGCTCGATTAGCTGTTATCAGTTTCAAGTCATTTTACTTTAGTTGAACTAGTGCGCTCTGCGTAGGTCCCCATTATCTTGTAAATGACAAAACAGAATTGTGGTTTCTAAAAAGTTTAAGAAAATAGTAGTACAGTACAACCTCCACTTTTTCTAATATCGACAAATGACGATGCTGTAGCAATGCTTAATACCTACTATAACATAACATGATCAAATTACGAAGTAAGGAAATTAATAGGTAAATTTGTAAGCATAATTGATTAAAAAATCGAACTTCTGAATAATTCATAAATGGAGTTAAATTTAGAAATTGTCAAAAGAACCTAAAGATGATGGGAAAAATGATATTGTCGTGGCGTTTAGGCGGTATCTGCAAATTATTACAGGCTGCTTTCCAATATATTCTTCTCTTTTATCCCCCACTTTTCATATGTGTTATAACTAGAATATTACAGAAGGTAAAGAATTATCTTATGTAAATATCACTTAGGACCATGCGCTTCCTGCATTAATTTGACTTGCAATCTGGGTTTCTACTAAATTGTTTTACATCTTTGACTGATTTCCCACTAAGAGCTCTAACCAATATTCAATATGTAGGTCCTAAAACAGTAAAACTTTATTCCAATAAGGAGCATATGGGGTTCAGGTAATCTTCCAGGGAGTGTATTCGACTTTCGACTGCAATCTTATTATACTTTTCCTCCCTGCAACGTACAGATGTTCTAATTGGTAAGTACAAATATTGGCAGCAATGTTAATGACTATCCACCGAGTGACACAACTGTTTTATCATCGGATAACAATAAGGTAAGAATTATAGTGCTGAAGCATGATTCTGGTGCCAGGTGATTGACTGTGTTGTATGACATACAAGCTTGCGAAACTATGTAATTGAAATCTCACATTTGATTGTTTTATAGGGTCTTCCGATTGCTGTGAAGTATGTCAAGTTTCAAAATGTTCGCAGGTATATAATTTGTTGAATGTTGTTGTCCTTTCACTTTTTACTGATCTACATAATGTTAACTCGCGGTATGAATCATCTTATGTTGTATGGAGCAGTTTGACTATTTTTATCGAGGATAATCAATCTGGGTCTGATATTACGAAAGTTAAAAAGATTGGCTTATATGGAACTACGTAAGTTTTCTAGTACAAGCCATATTGCATTTGAAGTTTTGAACTACTTGCTTCCATGTATTCTTCCATGCATCAAGTGATTTAAGTATCTTGAGACTACATGATTGTAATCTAAGACGATTGTCTTGATTTAGGTGACAGTTATGAGTTCGTTTAGAAAGGAGTTGGGAATTGGAAAGAACAAGATAATCAAAATATGAAACTTTAGTGGAAAACAGAATAAAATTAGAAGATTTGGACATCAAGCTATATAGATTAACTTGAcctaaataaataaattatgaatGCCTAAATAGTGAAAGTTCATTGGAAGTCTGGAACATAGCAATTGAAAATAtcacttttcttttctttcagaTGATTAATAATTTAAAGCTCATTAAGCAACTAAAAAAACAATACCCTCTTAGTAACCAACTACCTTTATACCCGGCCTCATAAATTCGACATTTTCCAACCAGTATAAACATCCATGCCCTCATAGTGGACACTGTTTGTTTTCCGTCCTAACATAATCAAGGTACCATCTGCCATAATATTTTGCGGTTCCACTTTGATAGTAATGGTGCACTAAAAGCCGCACAAGATGCAATAGCAATTTTCGATTATAATCTTCCAAGAGATTATTAAGTTCCATCATAAACACCAATGTATATAATTTACTTGCAGACAAAATCTTATATCATTTCTGCGTGTATTTGCATTTTATGTTACTCAACTATTCACATGAGTCTGTTACTGGTTTGTAATGTGTGCTGACAGTCACCTCATGTTTCAATCACAGGGTGGAAACTACGGATATGAAAAGTTTGAAGAAAATAGAAGATCATTGATACTGTACTGGGCCAAGAAAGGACAAGTGCATCGACATCAGTATGAAACCATATAGTCTTCCGCCATTTTGCAAAATTCAGATCTAAATTGAAAGTGAATATGTTTTGATTTTGCCTCCTCTGAAATCTTTACCTTCAGAATTGTACTGGTAGCACTTGGAAATTGTTCATGCTGACTTGTTCTTAATACATAAACATTTAGAACTGTTTAGGCAagcttttttttttcttcttatttttaatattaatggAAGCCTAAATCTTTACTGTACAATTTCTTCGGGGTGTGTAAGATCTTGTTGCTGCACTTGTCAGGGTGCAATACACAAGGATTGGGATCACAACCAGGCATCTCTACATCACCGATGATAAACAAATCCGTCATTTCGTTTCAATAAGACATAATTTGATAATTATGTCCTATAAACACAGTAGGAGACTTTGGACTTGCTCTGCCAGTCTGCTCTAGCTGGCTCCAAATCGAAAAGCCTTCTTTGCATTGTATAAGCTATTACACATCAAAGATGGAAGCCCGGTAATGGAAATAAAATTCTTATAACTATTTTACCAAGGATGTGTAATATATTAATAGAAAGAAATAACGAAAGATAAAGCCCTCATACAAGTAAACAAAGTTCAAAGAAAACAGATTAATAAGTGAGCAAAGATGCAGTACCTTACCTTTATCCTGCCCTTTATGATGCGAGACTTCATAGGGGTAAAATCGATTGGAGCGAGGCAACTGGCAACGAAACACCTTCACACTTTTAAAAACGTTCAGAGATATTAGTTATGACGATCATGTAAGACAACATATCTAAGCAAAGATTATATGATATATGTGACACCCTCAGACTGAGGTTAGGAATGGGTATCCACAACACTAATATACTAATATAATATAACAACAGAAATATAATAAATCCCGAAAACTACAAGGAtcaggataaagtatgagatcAGATTACAACTAACAACCAGAAAATAATAATTACAACCCTTATtataattaaattcaaaatataCGATTTCGACGTGGAAATCGCCAGATACCAAAAGTATCTGAACCAACTATTACAATTCCCACCATCTAACATCACTTTCTCACACAACATCTACCTTATCTGGAACCTGAAATCTGACGGTACGGAAAGGACCGCCAGGAACACTCTTACGAGCGGTGCGCCTAAATCTGGtcatcttctttcttaacttcCAAGGTTAGATCAACAAAAATAATATGAGCTAAACGGCTCAACAAGTAACTGTTAAACAGTTCTAAATATCAAAACAATAACAACGTTCTTATTCTCAATAAACTAGGTGGCAGTATCTTAGCAATATCTAGAAAAGGATTTCAAGTTAAGAGGTTCAAGGCTTTCAAGGCTTTTAAGATTGAAGTTCTGTATAATCAAGTATTCAAAAGTCAAGTGACAGGATTCTCAAATGGATTCTCAGAACTTTAAGAAGTCAATCAGTATAATTgaatttcagatcaaaataaaatgaatagTGCTTATCACACAATTTAAACCTTTTACTTTCATTTTAACAATATAGAACCCTTCATTGAAATATCCATCTTTTAATATAATACGGATGATCAGCCCATactgacctccatccggtcattaTGGTACCTTTGTCATTATTTTAGCCTATATTGTTGGACTAACCCCACTAGCCTCTTATGCGACTGGACTAGCCCCGGTAGCCTCCTACGTATCTATCAAACCTTTAGGAATTCATTGAAAACCTTATTGGAAAACATAGAAGTTTGTAAACTGAATTCATTTTAACTTTACCAGCCtttgaaatcatttggactcattcaagtcgaaaatcattcttagattcaattcaagaattcaaagacatAAGCAATTGGGAATGAAAGGAACGTAAGTTGGGAAAATGATCAATCATcaagcataggtattatcaaggATATTATCAGGGTAGTTTTAGGGAACAAtatgttgggtaatgaatacaacacagggggaggtgaatgtgttttggacaaTTTTAATCTTTTTGAACTGTTTTTGGATGGTGAACAAAGGAAGCTgtattgtagagataatatgctttaacagaataattaaaacatgcacatgaacacacttatctttcaaaactcacttaattttatattaaaatcaagctagtattttgctacaaatttctgggttctttgttgataaagaactcagcttctctctcgagagttacaagatttttcagatctatttgttatttctaaaacaaagcatccagtgtttactttatagaacagtaaacattGGTTTTACACTACATGCAATAACATGTgctaaaccctactttaagttaactaaaactttctatttctgccttagtgtatctttgcaaatcgtgcatgtttGTGACTTTactttatcagttaatcttggcctttgatcttgtactcttcaagctgcttttgtagacttttcaaatcagtgattgatttgtttgttgattgataatcttagatatttaactggtctgcactttgtactgtgagttttacctcgagatctccattttgatatatagagaactcgacatctcgataagtataatgacttatcgagatctcttattactctatagttgtttttacttatcgaagtctctgagttctttataagagaatttagcttgtcgagatctctaattttctacatgtagaattgacttatcgatatctccaatctccatgtcttcaatttggcatgtcgatatctctgagttctctagtgcagaaatgact carries:
- the LOC141693932 gene encoding PITH domain-containing protein At3g04780-like, with amino-acid sequence MSAIQRSQLDLLEFIDCTGIECLNQNPSQPFGNALKQGYREDAGLFLESDADEQLLIYIPFTQVIKLHSMVLEGPEEEGPKTVKLYSNKEHMGFSNVNDYPPSDTTVLSSDNNKGLPIAVKYVKFQNVRSLTIFIEDNQSGSDITKVKKIGLYGTTVETTDMKSLKKIEDH